A region from the Clostridium beijerinckii genome encodes:
- a CDS encoding chemotaxis protein encodes MIGFKKKQRKEKHIAKNDTRQQALEKSKWSNLDNIGYVFELDNEIKNKTQLVLKEEGEMTANFNSLLNSEGYTKEQTQSVQEHLESVSKSSQYTKQLLEQAIENLIISSKSVINAKSKNVSMVGEMDNIINLFSQFNVLSNELQSQYSQIESLASIISNIASQTNLLSLNAAIEAARAGEHGRGFSVVAQEIKKLSESTQLNAKSIMSSLKTMTEIISQLSEKSNEGIKILPTTQELIKNSSIIMDNIAANEDELLNNLKSVMNSQDDNISEISHINIDLLNIVTKTTQDNTKFESLVLGVQKKADYYLHILHYLNQIDILKKQMLEKSGS; translated from the coding sequence ATGATAGGATTTAAGAAAAAACAAAGAAAAGAAAAGCATATTGCTAAAAATGATACAAGACAGCAGGCTTTAGAAAAAAGTAAATGGAGCAATTTAGATAATATTGGATATGTTTTTGAATTAGATAATGAAATTAAAAATAAAACCCAATTAGTATTAAAAGAAGAAGGGGAAATGACTGCTAATTTTAATTCATTGCTAAACAGTGAAGGGTATACAAAAGAACAAACACAAAGTGTTCAAGAACATCTGGAAAGCGTATCAAAGAGCAGCCAATATACAAAACAACTGCTAGAACAAGCTATTGAAAATTTAATTATATCTTCTAAGAGTGTAATTAATGCAAAATCTAAAAATGTCTCTATGGTTGGGGAAATGGATAATATAATTAATTTATTCTCACAATTCAATGTATTGTCTAACGAATTGCAATCCCAATATAGCCAAATAGAAAGTCTTGCTTCAATTATCTCTAATATAGCAAGTCAGACAAATCTACTTTCTTTAAATGCTGCTATAGAAGCTGCCCGTGCTGGGGAGCATGGAAGAGGATTCTCCGTTGTGGCTCAAGAGATAAAGAAACTTTCTGAAAGTACCCAACTGAACGCTAAGAGTATAATGAGTTCTTTAAAAACTATGACTGAAATCATATCACAGCTTAGTGAAAAAAGTAATGAGGGAATAAAAATATTACCCACAACTCAAGAACTAATAAAGAATTCTAGTATAATAATGGATAATATAGCTGCCAATGAAGATGAACTATTAAATAACCTTAAAAGCGTAATGAATTCACAAGATGATAATATATCCGAGATCTCACATATTAATATAGACTTGCTAAACATAGTAACTAAGACTACTCAAGATAATACTAAATTTGAAAGTTTAGTTTTAGGCGTACAAAAAAAAGCTGATTATTACCTTCATATTTTACACTACCTAAATCAGATAGACATTTTAAAAAAACAGATGTTAGAGAAATCTGGTTCATAA
- a CDS encoding chemotaxis protein, with protein MFVWKKGRQAMDVDNTENEVINYSNSKNEISLLKHNQRCIVNRISEKIEETGFAAENLISLTHDISKNVEIQRESIDKVASEISNYSALAEEVFASTENSKLIAEQTMSIAREGSKAVDNSIQAMSEIQVSVQNGKDVVNDLSSKSTHINEILTIIKDIANHTNLLSLNASIEAARAGEAGRGFTVVAQEVKKLAERSAESAGQISNTINEINFCIDQTMDAMNKSMNKVLEGNDIANNTKQVFNEIINAVGTTNNVTEEINIAISKQTQGLENIISSTEEVNKTSENVMAMVETTSLNSQYTKTSLNILSDVSKDLQSISNSLLEKIEEAEKSESTVRTFLNGEPLNYDPQLAFDTQSAQILYNVHGGLLLISSTGEITPGIAKSWHVLEDNLTWVFSLRKGAKFHNGREITSEDIKYTYERLLSPALKSPNSWFLEQIDGAMEYSNGMAKEVRGIKTIDRYRISIKLTGSYSGFLLNLGQYVCSILPKEDVLQGKITGCGPYIIESTDKDKCVLTAFRDYFGGMPYVDKVIVNFEGEKSANSLINKECDFITIDNKNQIEELSRTNDFNIKYKSVMGTYYAGFNLSSNSIFVKDNEIRKAFNLAVNKKRIIDEVLGGLGEEAKGPIPPNVVDNEYLSGFGYNPKLAKDILNKKHASIGNTKLKILIRDESMETVFNKITQFIINDLKEVGIECTLEKISPDKYLNPEIIKKSDLFLSRWISDTGDMDNFLQPMFNPANFTDFTGYNKSEVVEMMNKAKGIINPQKRIQMYKDIQKIIVDDAPWIFLYHPQVGYTSREGVIGVRVSPLGTVRYEDIIIEK; from the coding sequence ATGTTTGTTTGGAAAAAGGGTAGACAGGCTATGGATGTAGATAATACTGAAAATGAAGTAATAAATTATAGTAATAGTAAAAATGAAATTAGTCTTTTAAAACATAATCAAAGATGTATAGTTAATAGAATAAGTGAAAAAATTGAAGAGACTGGTTTTGCAGCTGAAAACCTAATATCCCTTACACATGATATTTCTAAGAATGTAGAAATACAAAGGGAATCAATAGATAAGGTTGCCAGTGAAATTAGTAACTATTCAGCACTTGCAGAGGAAGTTTTCGCAAGTACAGAGAACTCAAAATTGATAGCTGAGCAAACAATGAGCATAGCAAGAGAAGGAAGTAAGGCAGTAGATAATTCTATACAAGCTATGAGTGAAATTCAAGTATCCGTACAAAATGGGAAAGATGTTGTAAACGACTTAAGCTCAAAATCAACTCACATAAATGAGATTCTTACAATTATAAAGGATATAGCAAATCATACTAATTTGTTATCTTTAAATGCTTCTATTGAAGCAGCAAGAGCAGGAGAGGCTGGAAGAGGGTTTACAGTTGTTGCTCAAGAAGTTAAAAAATTGGCTGAAAGAAGTGCTGAGTCAGCTGGACAAATTTCAAATACTATAAATGAGATAAATTTCTGTATAGATCAAACAATGGATGCTATGAATAAAAGTATGAATAAAGTGCTAGAAGGTAATGATATTGCAAATAATACTAAGCAAGTATTTAATGAAATAATTAACGCGGTGGGAACCACTAATAATGTAACTGAAGAAATTAACATAGCAATTTCAAAGCAAACTCAAGGACTTGAAAATATTATCTCTTCCACAGAAGAGGTGAATAAAACATCTGAAAATGTAATGGCTATGGTAGAAACAACATCACTAAATTCTCAGTATACAAAAACTTCTTTAAATATTCTTTCAGACGTATCAAAAGATCTTCAAAGTATATCTAATAGTCTTTTAGAAAAAATTGAAGAGGCAGAAAAAAGTGAGTCAACAGTTAGAACTTTTCTAAATGGAGAGCCTTTAAATTATGATCCACAGTTAGCATTTGATACTCAAAGCGCTCAAATTTTATACAATGTTCATGGAGGTCTGCTACTAATTAGCTCTACAGGAGAAATTACTCCAGGTATTGCTAAAAGCTGGCATGTATTAGAGGATAATCTGACATGGGTTTTTAGTTTGAGAAAAGGAGCTAAATTTCATAATGGTAGGGAGATAACTTCAGAAGATATAAAGTACACCTATGAGAGACTTTTAAGCCCAGCTTTAAAGTCTCCAAACAGTTGGTTTTTAGAGCAAATTGATGGAGCGATGGAATATTCTAATGGAATGGCAAAAGAAGTTAGAGGAATAAAAACAATAGATAGATATAGGATTTCTATTAAGTTAACAGGTTCTTACAGTGGATTTTTGCTTAACTTAGGTCAATATGTTTGTTCTATATTACCTAAAGAAGATGTTTTACAAGGAAAGATTACAGGTTGTGGGCCATACATAATAGAAAGCACGGATAAAGATAAGTGTGTACTAACTGCATTTAGAGACTATTTTGGTGGTATGCCATATGTAGATAAAGTGATTGTAAACTTTGAAGGGGAGAAGTCAGCCAATAGCCTTATTAATAAAGAGTGTGATTTTATTACAATTGATAATAAAAATCAAATAGAAGAATTATCTAGAACTAATGATTTCAATATAAAGTATAAGAGTGTTATGGGAACCTATTATGCTGGATTTAATTTATCTTCAAATTCCATTTTTGTTAAAGACAATGAAATTAGAAAGGCATTTAATCTAGCAGTAAATAAAAAGAGAATTATTGATGAAGTACTAGGTGGACTTGGTGAAGAGGCTAAAGGACCTATACCTCCAAACGTGGTTGATAACGAATATTTATCAGGATTTGGATATAATCCAAAATTAGCAAAAGATATTTTAAATAAAAAACATGCTTCAATAGGAAACACTAAACTTAAAATATTGATTAGAGATGAAAGTATGGAAACTGTTTTTAATAAAATAACTCAATTTATAATAAATGATTTAAAAGAAGTTGGAATTGAGTGTACTCTAGAGAAAATAAGCCCAGATAAGTATTTAAATCCTGAAATAATCAAGAAAAGTGATTTGTTCTTAAGTAGATGGATTTCAGATACTGGAGACATGGACAACTTCCTTCAACCAATGTTTAACCCGGCTAACTTTACAGATTTTACAGGATACAACAAGTCAGAAGTTGTAGAAATGATGAATAAAGCAAAGGGAATAATAAATCCTCAAAAGAGAATTCAAATGTATAAAGATATTCAGAAAATAATAGTAGATGATGCTCCTTGGATATTCTTATATCACCCACAAGTTGGATATACTTCAAGAGAAGGTGTAATTGGTGTAAGAGTTAGTCCTCTTGGAACAGTAAGATATGAAGATATAATTATAGAAAAATAA
- a CDS encoding lantibiotic ABC transporter permease: MNDNKINRSNKILVTVTFLAMIIVNGLANILPINGQTTGQVSNYYKNLFSPAAITFAIWGIIYVLLAGHTLYQLGIFRGNKSEIKSNLLHRVGIYFSISSIANGAWIFSWHYHMIPLSMVFMIVILVCLILITKEINKYELSLREKIFIKLPFSVYFGWITVATIANLVTLFVSIGWNSFGTTEWMWTAVVILIGAIIGSAITIKNRDVAYGLVIIWAYIGILNKHISQGGFASLYPGIIVTVSVCIVLLIIIEVYVFMIYTHNK, translated from the coding sequence ATGAATGATAATAAAATAAACCGATCAAATAAAATTTTGGTTACAGTCACTTTTTTAGCTATGATTATTGTTAATGGACTTGCAAATATATTACCTATTAATGGTCAGACCACAGGTCAAGTATCAAATTACTATAAAAATCTATTTTCACCGGCAGCAATAACATTTGCAATATGGGGAATTATTTATGTTTTATTAGCAGGACATACATTATATCAACTTGGTATTTTTCGAGGAAATAAAAGTGAAATTAAGTCCAATTTATTGCACCGAGTTGGAATTTATTTTTCAATTTCATCTATTGCTAATGGAGCATGGATTTTTAGTTGGCATTATCACATGATTCCATTATCAATGGTATTTATGATTGTAATTCTTGTTTGTTTGATTTTGATTACAAAGGAAATAAATAAATATGAGCTTTCACTTAGAGAAAAAATTTTTATAAAATTGCCTTTTAGTGTTTACTTTGGGTGGATTACAGTGGCAACGATTGCAAATCTTGTAACACTTTTTGTAAGTATTGGATGGAATAGTTTTGGAACAACTGAATGGATGTGGACAGCTGTTGTAATCTTAATTGGAGCTATTATCGGAAGTGCAATAACAATAAAAAACAGAGATGTTGCATATGGATTGGTTATTATCTGGGCTTATATAGGAATACTCAATAAACACATATCACAAGGCGGCTTTGCTAGTTTATATCCTGGAATAATAGTTACAGTGAGTGTTTGTATTGTTTTATTAATAATTATAGAAGTTTATGTTTTTATGATTTATACGCACAATAAATAA